One Lemur catta isolate mLemCat1 chromosome 15, mLemCat1.pri, whole genome shotgun sequence genomic window carries:
- the VEZF1 gene encoding vascular endothelial zinc finger 1 isoform X4 — MAAHEASHHQQQAAQNSLLPLLSSAVEPPDQKPLLPIPITQKPQAAPETLKDAIGIKKEKPKTSFVCTYCSKAFRDSYHLRRHESCHTGIKLVSRAKKTPTTVVPLISTIAGDSSRTSLVSTIAGILSTVTTSSSGTNPSSSASTTAMPVTQSVKKPSKPVKKNHACEMCGKAFRDVYHLNRHKLSHSDEKPFECPICNQRFKRKDRMTYHVRSHEGGITKPYTCSVCGKGFSRPDHLSCHVKHVHSTERPFKCQTCTAAFATKDRLRTHMVRHEGKVSCNICGKLLSAAYITSHLKTHGQSQSINCNTCKQGISKTCMNEETSNQKQQQQQQQQQQQQQQQQHVTSWPGKQVETLRLWEEAVKARKKEAANLCQTSTAATTPVTLTTPFNITSSVSSGTMSNPVTVAAAMSMRSPVNVSSAVNITSPMNIGHPVTITSPLSMTSPLTLTTPVNLPTPVTAPVNIAHPVTITSPMNLPTPMTLAAPLNIAMRPVESMPFLPQALPTSPPW, encoded by the exons ATGGCA GCCCATGAAGCCTCCCATCACCAACAGCAGGCAGCACAGAACAGCTTGCTGCCCCTCCTGAGCTCTGCTGTGGAGCCCCCTGATCAGAAACCATTGCTTCCAATACCAATAACTCAGAAACCTCAGGCTGCACCGGAAACATTAAAGGATGCCATtgggattaaaaaagaaaaacccaaaacttCATTTGTGTGCACTTACTGCAGTAAAGCTTTCAGGGACAGCTATCACCTGAGGCGCCATGAATCCTGCCACACAGGGATCAAATTGGTGTCCCGGGCAAAGAAAACCCCCACCACGGTGGTTCCCCTTATCTCTACCATCGCTGGGGACAGCAGCCGAACTTCGTTGGTCTCAACCATTGCAGGCATCTTGTCAACAGTCACTACATCTTCCTCGGGTACCAACCCCAGTAGCAGTGCCAGCACCACGGCTATGCCCGTGACCCAGTCTGTCAAGAAACCCAGTAAGCCTGTCAAGAAGAACCATGCTTGTGAGATGTGTGGGAAGGCCTTCCGAGACGTGTACCACCTCAATCGGCACAAGCTCTCTCATTCAGACGAGAAGCCCTTCGAGTGTCCTATTTGTAATCAGCGCTTCAAGAGGAAGGACCGGATGACTTACCATGTGAGGTCTCATGAAGGAGGCATCACCAAACCCTATACTTGCAGTGTTTGTGGGAAAGGCTTCTCGAG GCCTGACCACTTAAGCTGTCATGTAAAACATGTCCATTCAACAGAAAGACCCTTCAAATGCCAA ACGTGCACTGCTGCCTTTGCCACCAAAGACAGACTGCGGACACACATGGTGCGCCACGAAGGCAAGGTATCATGTAACATCTGTGGGAAGCTCCTGAGTGCAGCGTACATCACCAGCCACTTAAAGACTCATGGGCAGAGCCAAAGTATCAACTGTAATACATGTAAACAAGGCATCAGTAAAA CATGCATGAATGAAGAGACCAGCaaccagaagcagcagcagcagcagcagcagcagcaacagcagcagcagcagcaacaacatgTGACAAGCTGGCCAGGGAAGCAGGTAGAAACACTGAGACTGTGGGAAGAAGCTGTCAAAGCAAGGAAGAAAG aaGCTGCTAACCTGTGCCAAACCTCCACGGCTGCTACGACACCTGTGACTCTTACTACTCCATTCAATATAACATCCTCTGTGTCGTCTGGGACTATGTCAAACCCAGTCACAGTGGCAGCTGCAATGAGCATGAGAAGTCCAGTAAATGTTTCAAGTGCAGTTAACATAACCAGCCCAATGAACATAGGGCATCCTGTAACTATAACCAGTCCATTATCCATGACCTCTCCTTTAACACTCACTACCCCAGTCAACCTCCCCACCCCTGTCACTGCCCCAGTGAATATAGCACACCCTGTCACGATCACATCTCCAATGAATCTGCCCACGCCTATGACATTAGCCGCCCCTCTCAATATAGCAATGAGGCCTGTAGAGAGCATGCCTTTCTTGCCCCAAGCTTTGCCTACATCACCGCCTTGGTAA
- the VEZF1 gene encoding vascular endothelial zinc finger 1 isoform X2, protein MEANWTAFLFQAHEASHHQQQAAQNSLLPLLSSAVEPPDQKPLLPIPITQKPQAAPETLKDAIGIKKEKPKTSFVCTYCSKAFRDSYHLRRHESCHTGIKLVSRAKKTPTTVVPLISTIAGDSSRTSLVSTIAGILSTVTTSSSGTNPSSSASTTAMPVTQSVKKPSKPVKKNHACEMCGKAFRDVYHLNRHKLSHSDEKPFECPICNQRFKRKDRMTYHVRSHEGGITKPYTCSVCGKGFSRPDHLSCHVKHVHSTERPFKCQTCTAAFATKDRLRTHMVRHEGKVSCNICGKLLSAAYITSHLKTHGQSQSINCNTCKQGISKTCMNEETSNQKQQQQQQQQQQQQQQQQHVTSWPGKQVETLRLWEEAVKARKKEAANLCQTSTAATTPVTLTTPFNITSSVSSGTMSNPVTVAAAMSMRSPVNVSSAVNITSPMNIGHPVTITSPLSMTSPLTLTTPVNLPTPVTAPVNIAHPVTITSPMNLPTPMTLAAPLNIAMRPVESMPFLPQALPTSPPW, encoded by the exons ATGGAGGCCAACTGGACCGCGTTCCTGTTCCAG GCCCATGAAGCCTCCCATCACCAACAGCAGGCAGCACAGAACAGCTTGCTGCCCCTCCTGAGCTCTGCTGTGGAGCCCCCTGATCAGAAACCATTGCTTCCAATACCAATAACTCAGAAACCTCAGGCTGCACCGGAAACATTAAAGGATGCCATtgggattaaaaaagaaaaacccaaaacttCATTTGTGTGCACTTACTGCAGTAAAGCTTTCAGGGACAGCTATCACCTGAGGCGCCATGAATCCTGCCACACAGGGATCAAATTGGTGTCCCGGGCAAAGAAAACCCCCACCACGGTGGTTCCCCTTATCTCTACCATCGCTGGGGACAGCAGCCGAACTTCGTTGGTCTCAACCATTGCAGGCATCTTGTCAACAGTCACTACATCTTCCTCGGGTACCAACCCCAGTAGCAGTGCCAGCACCACGGCTATGCCCGTGACCCAGTCTGTCAAGAAACCCAGTAAGCCTGTCAAGAAGAACCATGCTTGTGAGATGTGTGGGAAGGCCTTCCGAGACGTGTACCACCTCAATCGGCACAAGCTCTCTCATTCAGACGAGAAGCCCTTCGAGTGTCCTATTTGTAATCAGCGCTTCAAGAGGAAGGACCGGATGACTTACCATGTGAGGTCTCATGAAGGAGGCATCACCAAACCCTATACTTGCAGTGTTTGTGGGAAAGGCTTCTCGAG GCCTGACCACTTAAGCTGTCATGTAAAACATGTCCATTCAACAGAAAGACCCTTCAAATGCCAA ACGTGCACTGCTGCCTTTGCCACCAAAGACAGACTGCGGACACACATGGTGCGCCACGAAGGCAAGGTATCATGTAACATCTGTGGGAAGCTCCTGAGTGCAGCGTACATCACCAGCCACTTAAAGACTCATGGGCAGAGCCAAAGTATCAACTGTAATACATGTAAACAAGGCATCAGTAAAA CATGCATGAATGAAGAGACCAGCaaccagaagcagcagcagcagcagcagcagcagcaacagcagcagcagcagcaacaacatgTGACAAGCTGGCCAGGGAAGCAGGTAGAAACACTGAGACTGTGGGAAGAAGCTGTCAAAGCAAGGAAGAAAG aaGCTGCTAACCTGTGCCAAACCTCCACGGCTGCTACGACACCTGTGACTCTTACTACTCCATTCAATATAACATCCTCTGTGTCGTCTGGGACTATGTCAAACCCAGTCACAGTGGCAGCTGCAATGAGCATGAGAAGTCCAGTAAATGTTTCAAGTGCAGTTAACATAACCAGCCCAATGAACATAGGGCATCCTGTAACTATAACCAGTCCATTATCCATGACCTCTCCTTTAACACTCACTACCCCAGTCAACCTCCCCACCCCTGTCACTGCCCCAGTGAATATAGCACACCCTGTCACGATCACATCTCCAATGAATCTGCCCACGCCTATGACATTAGCCGCCCCTCTCAATATAGCAATGAGGCCTGTAGAGAGCATGCCTTTCTTGCCCCAAGCTTTGCCTACATCACCGCCTTGGTAA
- the VEZF1 gene encoding vascular endothelial zinc finger 1 isoform X3, producing MAAHEASHHQQQAAQNSLLPLLSSAVEPPDQKPLLPIPITQKPQAAPETLKDAIGIKKEKPKTSFVCTYCSKAFRDSYHLRRHESCHTGIKLVSRAKKTPTTVVPLISTIAGDSSRTSLVSTIAGILSTVTTSSSGTNPSSSASTTAMPVTQSVKKPSKPVKKNHACEMCGKAFRDVYHLNRHKLSHSDEKPFECPICNQRFKRKDRMTYHVRSHEGGITKPYTCSVCGKGFSRPDHLSCHVKHVHSTERPFKCQFSSLMQTCTAAFATKDRLRTHMVRHEGKVSCNICGKLLSAAYITSHLKTHGQSQSINCNTCKQGISKTCMNEETSNQKQQQQQQQQQQQQQQQQHVTSWPGKQVETLRLWEEAVKARKKEAANLCQTSTAATTPVTLTTPFNITSSVSSGTMSNPVTVAAAMSMRSPVNVSSAVNITSPMNIGHPVTITSPLSMTSPLTLTTPVNLPTPVTAPVNIAHPVTITSPMNLPTPMTLAAPLNIAMRPVESMPFLPQALPTSPPW from the exons ATGGCA GCCCATGAAGCCTCCCATCACCAACAGCAGGCAGCACAGAACAGCTTGCTGCCCCTCCTGAGCTCTGCTGTGGAGCCCCCTGATCAGAAACCATTGCTTCCAATACCAATAACTCAGAAACCTCAGGCTGCACCGGAAACATTAAAGGATGCCATtgggattaaaaaagaaaaacccaaaacttCATTTGTGTGCACTTACTGCAGTAAAGCTTTCAGGGACAGCTATCACCTGAGGCGCCATGAATCCTGCCACACAGGGATCAAATTGGTGTCCCGGGCAAAGAAAACCCCCACCACGGTGGTTCCCCTTATCTCTACCATCGCTGGGGACAGCAGCCGAACTTCGTTGGTCTCAACCATTGCAGGCATCTTGTCAACAGTCACTACATCTTCCTCGGGTACCAACCCCAGTAGCAGTGCCAGCACCACGGCTATGCCCGTGACCCAGTCTGTCAAGAAACCCAGTAAGCCTGTCAAGAAGAACCATGCTTGTGAGATGTGTGGGAAGGCCTTCCGAGACGTGTACCACCTCAATCGGCACAAGCTCTCTCATTCAGACGAGAAGCCCTTCGAGTGTCCTATTTGTAATCAGCGCTTCAAGAGGAAGGACCGGATGACTTACCATGTGAGGTCTCATGAAGGAGGCATCACCAAACCCTATACTTGCAGTGTTTGTGGGAAAGGCTTCTCGAG GCCTGACCACTTAAGCTGTCATGTAAAACATGTCCATTCAACAGAAAGACCCTTCAAATGCCAA ttttcctcCCTCATGCAGACGTGCACTGCTGCCTTTGCCACCAAAGACAGACTGCGGACACACATGGTGCGCCACGAAGGCAAGGTATCATGTAACATCTGTGGGAAGCTCCTGAGTGCAGCGTACATCACCAGCCACTTAAAGACTCATGGGCAGAGCCAAAGTATCAACTGTAATACATGTAAACAAGGCATCAGTAAAA CATGCATGAATGAAGAGACCAGCaaccagaagcagcagcagcagcagcagcagcagcaacagcagcagcagcagcaacaacatgTGACAAGCTGGCCAGGGAAGCAGGTAGAAACACTGAGACTGTGGGAAGAAGCTGTCAAAGCAAGGAAGAAAG aaGCTGCTAACCTGTGCCAAACCTCCACGGCTGCTACGACACCTGTGACTCTTACTACTCCATTCAATATAACATCCTCTGTGTCGTCTGGGACTATGTCAAACCCAGTCACAGTGGCAGCTGCAATGAGCATGAGAAGTCCAGTAAATGTTTCAAGTGCAGTTAACATAACCAGCCCAATGAACATAGGGCATCCTGTAACTATAACCAGTCCATTATCCATGACCTCTCCTTTAACACTCACTACCCCAGTCAACCTCCCCACCCCTGTCACTGCCCCAGTGAATATAGCACACCCTGTCACGATCACATCTCCAATGAATCTGCCCACGCCTATGACATTAGCCGCCCCTCTCAATATAGCAATGAGGCCTGTAGAGAGCATGCCTTTCTTGCCCCAAGCTTTGCCTACATCACCGCCTTGGTAA
- the VEZF1 gene encoding vascular endothelial zinc finger 1 isoform X1: MEANWTAFLFQAHEASHHQQQAAQNSLLPLLSSAVEPPDQKPLLPIPITQKPQAAPETLKDAIGIKKEKPKTSFVCTYCSKAFRDSYHLRRHESCHTGIKLVSRAKKTPTTVVPLISTIAGDSSRTSLVSTIAGILSTVTTSSSGTNPSSSASTTAMPVTQSVKKPSKPVKKNHACEMCGKAFRDVYHLNRHKLSHSDEKPFECPICNQRFKRKDRMTYHVRSHEGGITKPYTCSVCGKGFSRPDHLSCHVKHVHSTERPFKCQFSSLMQTCTAAFATKDRLRTHMVRHEGKVSCNICGKLLSAAYITSHLKTHGQSQSINCNTCKQGISKTCMNEETSNQKQQQQQQQQQQQQQQQQHVTSWPGKQVETLRLWEEAVKARKKEAANLCQTSTAATTPVTLTTPFNITSSVSSGTMSNPVTVAAAMSMRSPVNVSSAVNITSPMNIGHPVTITSPLSMTSPLTLTTPVNLPTPVTAPVNIAHPVTITSPMNLPTPMTLAAPLNIAMRPVESMPFLPQALPTSPPW, from the exons ATGGAGGCCAACTGGACCGCGTTCCTGTTCCAG GCCCATGAAGCCTCCCATCACCAACAGCAGGCAGCACAGAACAGCTTGCTGCCCCTCCTGAGCTCTGCTGTGGAGCCCCCTGATCAGAAACCATTGCTTCCAATACCAATAACTCAGAAACCTCAGGCTGCACCGGAAACATTAAAGGATGCCATtgggattaaaaaagaaaaacccaaaacttCATTTGTGTGCACTTACTGCAGTAAAGCTTTCAGGGACAGCTATCACCTGAGGCGCCATGAATCCTGCCACACAGGGATCAAATTGGTGTCCCGGGCAAAGAAAACCCCCACCACGGTGGTTCCCCTTATCTCTACCATCGCTGGGGACAGCAGCCGAACTTCGTTGGTCTCAACCATTGCAGGCATCTTGTCAACAGTCACTACATCTTCCTCGGGTACCAACCCCAGTAGCAGTGCCAGCACCACGGCTATGCCCGTGACCCAGTCTGTCAAGAAACCCAGTAAGCCTGTCAAGAAGAACCATGCTTGTGAGATGTGTGGGAAGGCCTTCCGAGACGTGTACCACCTCAATCGGCACAAGCTCTCTCATTCAGACGAGAAGCCCTTCGAGTGTCCTATTTGTAATCAGCGCTTCAAGAGGAAGGACCGGATGACTTACCATGTGAGGTCTCATGAAGGAGGCATCACCAAACCCTATACTTGCAGTGTTTGTGGGAAAGGCTTCTCGAG GCCTGACCACTTAAGCTGTCATGTAAAACATGTCCATTCAACAGAAAGACCCTTCAAATGCCAA ttttcctcCCTCATGCAGACGTGCACTGCTGCCTTTGCCACCAAAGACAGACTGCGGACACACATGGTGCGCCACGAAGGCAAGGTATCATGTAACATCTGTGGGAAGCTCCTGAGTGCAGCGTACATCACCAGCCACTTAAAGACTCATGGGCAGAGCCAAAGTATCAACTGTAATACATGTAAACAAGGCATCAGTAAAA CATGCATGAATGAAGAGACCAGCaaccagaagcagcagcagcagcagcagcagcagcaacagcagcagcagcagcaacaacatgTGACAAGCTGGCCAGGGAAGCAGGTAGAAACACTGAGACTGTGGGAAGAAGCTGTCAAAGCAAGGAAGAAAG aaGCTGCTAACCTGTGCCAAACCTCCACGGCTGCTACGACACCTGTGACTCTTACTACTCCATTCAATATAACATCCTCTGTGTCGTCTGGGACTATGTCAAACCCAGTCACAGTGGCAGCTGCAATGAGCATGAGAAGTCCAGTAAATGTTTCAAGTGCAGTTAACATAACCAGCCCAATGAACATAGGGCATCCTGTAACTATAACCAGTCCATTATCCATGACCTCTCCTTTAACACTCACTACCCCAGTCAACCTCCCCACCCCTGTCACTGCCCCAGTGAATATAGCACACCCTGTCACGATCACATCTCCAATGAATCTGCCCACGCCTATGACATTAGCCGCCCCTCTCAATATAGCAATGAGGCCTGTAGAGAGCATGCCTTTCTTGCCCCAAGCTTTGCCTACATCACCGCCTTGGTAA